ACGTCATTTCCGCAAAATATATGCGGCTGTTGTACATGGCAAGCTGCCTGCACAGCACGGGACGTTAAAACACACGCTGCTGAAAGATGCGCGTACCAATACCGTCACCGTTGTGCCTAAGGGTACAGCTGGTGGTAAAGATGCTGTTTTGGATTACCGGGTCATCGGTGAAAACGACCGTTACAGTCTGGTTCATATTGAGTTGCACACAGGCAGATCTCATCAGATTCGGGTCCAAATGAAAGAAATCGGCTGCCCGCTGTTCGGAGATCAGAAGTACGGTGCAGGTGTGAATAAGCCTGGGCAACAAATTGCTCTATGGTCTGCCATCGCTGCTTTTCCCCACCCGGTAACGAAGGAAGAAATTGTGCTGCAGTCCCTGCCTCCCCGTGAATTTCCATGGGCAGAGTGGCCGGCTGCTGTGTACGATAAAGCATTTAAAGCCGAACATTAATTGATATATTTAAAATAATCATTCACAGGATCAGGTCAAATCTGACCGTAAACCGTGTCATCCAGATTCCTTATCTGAATGGCGCGGTTTTTTTTACTCCAATGGAAAGGAAGACCTACTATGACACCTTTTACGAAGCAGGTCGTCGCCATCATCGCAGCAATCCCTGAGGGAAAAGTCATGACCTATGGACAGATTGCCGCTCATGCAGGCAGCCCGAGAGCTGCCCGACAGGTTGTGCGCATTCTGCACTCCATGAGCCGGAAGGAGCGGCTTCCCTGGCACCGCGTCGTCAATGCCAAAGGTCTGATAGCCATTCCCGACGAGCATTCACGCCTGATGCAGGAGACGGAGCTTATTAGCGAGGGTGTTGAATTTCAGATGGATGGGAGTATCAACCTTAGACTCTTTGGTCATGATCCTGGTCCTACCTTCCTCTTTGATTCATCAGCCGATGAAGAATAACGTCAAAACAAGGCAAAACAAAAAGAGAGTTCAAGCAGTGTGATCTGCCTGAACTCTCTTTTGTATATATAAGACCTTTATTGAATGAATAATAACAGTAATCTAGGTTGATTTATGCTGTTGCATTCACTTTCTGTTGCTCAGTTGTTACATGTTCAGTAGCCGGTTTTGTTTTACGGATGAAGAAGGCCAGAACCAGAGCAACGACTGTCATTGCGGTCGCTATAATAAAAGCATAGTTTACCCCGTAGATGGTTGCATCTGCGGTAGCACGAAGCATTGCAGCCTTATCATCTGTAGCGATTTGGCCTGTAGCCAAGGTATCTGCCAGATGGGATTTCAACTTGCTACTCATAATCGTAACGAGAATCGCTGTACCAATCGCACCCGCAACCGTACGCAGTGTGTTGGACATCGCTGTACCATGCGCATTCAGACGCTGTGGCAGCTGATTCAGACCCGCTGTTTGAATTGGCATCATCAACATCGACATACCGAACATACGAGCTGTGTAGATAAACATCATGTAACCATAAGTAGTATCGATCGACAGGCGGCTGAGCCCCCAAGTTGTGATAGCGGTAATTGCAAGACCGGCAACGGACAACCAGCGTGCTCCGACTTTATCGAAGATGCGACCTGTGATTGGAGACATAATCCCCATCAAGATGGCGCCCGGCATCATCAGCAAACCGGATTCAATCGGTGAGAATCCACGAATATTTTGCAGGAAAATCGGAAGCAAAATCATACCTGCAAACATCGCCATCGTAACGAGCATGTTAATAATCGTTGTTAATGTATACATGTTGTATTTGAAAATACGGAACTCCAAGAGTGGATGATCGGTTGTCATCTGTCTAATCACGAACAGAATCAAGGATAACGCCCCTACGACCAGACAAGCAATTACAATTGCACTGCCCCATCCGTCTGTACCCGCATCACTGAAGCCGTACAGCAAGCTACCAAAACCGAGTGTGGATAAAATAACACCTGGGTAGTCCAATTTAGGTTTGGATTGACGTGTTACATTTTTGACAAACGCAATACCGATTGCAGTTGCAATAACGGAGAATGGCAAAATGATATAGAACAACAGTCTCCAGGAATAATGCTCAACCACATAACCTGACAATGTTGGTCCAATGGCCGGAGCGAGAATCATCGCGATCCCCATTGTGCCCATCGCCTGACCACGCTTCTCAATAGGGAAGATCGTCAAGAATACAACCGTCATCAGAGGCATCAGGATACCTGCACCTGCCGCTTGAATAACACGACCTACCATCAGGATAGCAAAGTTCGGACTTAAACCACAGACCAAGGTTCCTAATGTAAATAGCGTCATGGCTGTAATAAAAATTTGACGTGTGGAGAATTTAGCGATCAGATACGCCGTAACCGGAATCAACACACCATTGACGAGCATATAACCCGTAGTCAACCATTGTGCTTTGTTCGCTCCGATGCCGAGGTCCTCCATAATTTTAGGAAGAGCTACGTTCATCAAAGTTTGGTTCAGGAAGGCGACGAATGCACCGATTAACAATGCGGCCACAATCGGGCCTTTCCTAATATTGTCCATCGCTGAGGATGGCGCTGCTGCTGCAGTAGTACTCATTGGTTGTTCATCTCTCTTCCTTCTAACTTTTCAATCATTTGATTATGAATTCTTAGCAGGTGCTCAAGGTCTTCCTTCGGGATATCCAGAATAGGTGACACTCGCTCCATCCACAAACGGTGTGTTTCCTCCTGAGCCTGTTCCCCTTTGTCCGTAATCTGAAGCTTTACAGATCGACGGTCCGAGTCGGATCGCGTTCGAACAATGTACTCACCCTTGACCAGACGCTCCACCACAGCGCTCATGGAGCTGCTGCCCATATGACAGAGATCAGCCACTTCATTGATACCGATCGAAGGGCGCTCCTTCAAAATGGATAACACCATAAATTGAATCGAAGTGAGCTCAATTTCCTTGTTTTCATTCCAGAATGCCCGGAAGAGCAGTTGATTGACCTGCCGAAACGAATTAATAATGTAGAATACTTCGTATGTGTCAGACATTAATTCACCCTTTTTACTTATGGAATATAATATTTCGTACACGAAATATCAGGGGAACAATTACTTATTATAACAAAAATATTTACATAGTCAACTCTTTACATATAAAATTTTAGAGATTATTCTTATCCATCCAAAGCAGGCAAAACTCTTTAAAGTACACATCAATAAAAAATAACCACAGCCCTCCTGCCTTTTCAGCAAGAGTTCCATGGTTACTATTATTCGTGCGTCCATCGTCTTTAAGATGTGGACAAGGCATGCTCTTTTGTTTTTGGTGTTGTCATTTTGCCTAATAGATAAACCAGCAACTGCTGGTTATGCATTGAAATGTTGCTGAGCACCGAATTCATAAATTCATTACGAATCGTGATTCCCCGTTCGGTCTCCATGCGTCCCTTATCAGATAGAGATACCCATACAATTCGTCGATCCTGATCATCCCGATCCCGGCGAATCAGTCCGTTTTTTTCCATACGATCCAACAACATCGTTACTGCTGCTGGTGTTGTAGCCAGAAAAGGAATCAGATCGGATGGTTTCATCTTCTCGTGATCCTCAAGAACCTCCAGTACGGCCAGCTGCGCCTCTGTTAACGACGGTGCCAGCTCATGATCCATATGCAGCTTGTAGTCCTTGGTCAGCCTCGACCAGCACTTGGCAAAATCGGAATTATACATCTTGAATCGCTCCTCTCTGCAACCGGTTATCACTTCACCTGCTTAAGTTTTCGCCCTTCAAAGCCGCATTCCTGCTGCCTTTTTTCAATTTCCCAGCGATCGACCGTAATCGACGAAGGTTGTTAAACTTCGCATGGAGGTCCTCTTTTAATCCGCGTTTGAACAACAAAATAAGACTCCTTACATGACAGGTTTCCCTGCTCTGCAAAGAGTCTTTATTGAATCCTTATTAGGAGGAAGAAGCTGTCTGGTTCTCTGCGAGATCCATGATAAGCTCCACAATTTCATCCTGTTTATCCACATGCACAAGCAATTTACCAATATGTTTCCGTTCAGTAATAGGTACAGCTTCGGAAGAAATGTGATGTGTTTGACCTTCCTTGGTCATCACCGTTACATTCCGTTGTTCCCGACAATAGAACGCTCCGGCAATTCGGCTACCGTTCGGTTTTACCCGTTTGCCTTCCTTGAATTCAAATGTTGCCAGTCCCTTGCCGCCACGGCTCTGCAGAGCATAATCCAGCAGTAACGAGCGTTTGCCATAACCCAAGTCAGACAATATAGCAACCTCGCCTTCATCGCCTTCCACCCACAGAACAGATACGACTTCATCCGTTTCTTTTAACTGAATACCACGTACGCCTCCAGACACACGACCCATCGGATTTACTTCATCCTCACGGAAACGGATGGCCATGGCTTCTTTGGTGATCAGCATGATGTCCTTGCCACCAGTACTTAGATGAACGGATAATACCTCATCATCCTTGCCGACTTTGCATGCGGCTACTGCGCCGGAACGCTTGGTGACGTATTCCTTCAGCTCGGTACGTTTAACCTGTCCTTTGCGAGTGACAAAGACCAGACTGTGATCCGGCTCTTCGAAGGATTTAACGGCAAGCACACTTGAGATTCGATCATCTTTTGCCAGAGGAATAACGTTGACGATCGCCGTCCCCGGATCTTTCCACTTGAATTCCGGTACCTGATGCACAGGTAACAGGAAATACTGGCCTTTCTTCGTAAATACCAGCAAATTCTCAAGCGTGTTCACTTCAAGGACCTGAGCGATATAATCGCCTTCCTTCACACCACTTGCGTTACGTTCCCCGCCGGATCGTGTGAATGATTGCATGCCTGTACGCTTGATGTATCCCTCTTTGGACAATGTGACAAATACATCTTCTGCGTTCACCAGCACTTCCAGATTAACCTTGAGTTCTTCTACTTCGCCCTGAATGGCTGAGCGACGGTCAATTCCGTATTTCTCACGAATCTCCATCAGTTCTTTACGAATGACTCCGATCAGCTTGCGGTCACTATCCAGAATGGAGCGTAATTGCGCGATCTTCTTCATCAGTTCGCCAAGTTCCTTTTCCAGAGAAGTAATCTCCAGATTGGTCAATCGGTATAATTGCAAAGTCAGAATGGAATCCGCTTGACGTTCGGAGAAACCAAACATCCACATCAGGTTATTTTGAGCATCCTGACGGTTCTTCGAAGCTTTAATAGCCGCAATGACCTCATCAAGGATGTTAAGAGCTTTTACCAGACCTTCCAAGACATGTGCACGGTCTTCCGCCTTCTCCAGCTCAAAGCGGGTACGGAACGTCACAACTTCACGCTGATGGGCAATATAAGCCTCGAGGATTGATTTCAATCCCAATTGCTGAGGGGCTTTGTTTACAATCGCAACCATGTTGAAGTTGTAAGTGACCTGCAAGTCGGTTTTCTTCAGCAAATAAGCCAAAATACCTTGTGCATCCGCTTCTTTTTTCAGCTCAACCACGATTCGCAGGCCTTCACGCCCACTCTCATCCCGAACTTCGGCGATTCCTTCAACCTTTTTCTCCAGCCGAATGTTCTCCATCGCTGTAACCAGACGGGATTTTACGACCTGATAAGGGATCTCGGTAATGACGATTTGCTGTTTGCCACCGCGCATATTCTCGATATCGGTTTTGGACCGGAGATAGATCCGTCCTTTACCTGTGCGATAAGCATCCAGAATTCCGTCGCCGCCCATGATTAATCCGCCTGTCGGAAAATCCGGACCTTTGATAAACATCATAATCTCGTCCAGTTCAATCGACGGCTTCTCCATCACGGCAATACAAGCATCAATGGTTTCACGCAAATTATGTGGAGGGATCTCCGTTGCAAACCCGGAGGAAATCCCACTTACGCCGTTTACCAGCAGGTTCGGATAACGCGATGGTAATACAACCGGTTCTTTGGCCGTATTATCAAAATTATCCTTAAACAGAACAGTCCGTTTCTCGATGTCGCGAAGCATCTCCATAGCGATGGACGACAAACGGGCCTCTGTATAACGCATCGCTGCAGCCGGATCATCATCCTGTGATCCCCAGTTACCATGACCGTCCACGAGCATATGGCCCATTTTCCATGGCTGTGCCATCCGCACCATACCTTCATAGATGGAGGAGTCCCCGTGAGGATGGTAGTTACCCATGACATCCCCAACGGTTTTGGCTGACTTACGATATGGTTTCTCCGGCGTATTTCCTGAATCGTACATGGCGTACAGAATACGCCGCTGCACAGGCTTCAAACCATCCCGTACATCGGGAATGGCCCGGTCCTGAATAATGTATTTAGAGTAGCGACCGAAACGGTCACCTACGACCTCTTCGAGAAAGGCCGGCATAAATTGTTCTGATAGGCTCATTCCAAGCACCTTCTATTCTTCGTACTCTGTAAAGTCGACATTCTCTACAATCCAGCGTTTGCGTGGATCAACTTTATCACCCATAAGCGTAGATACTCGACGCTCCGCTTTCGCTGCATCAACGATCTGTACCTTGAGCAATGCACGTGTTTCCGGGTTCATTGTAGTCTCCCACAGTTGATCCGGATTCATCTCGCCAAGCCCTTTATAACGTTGGAGCTCCACATTGGTTCCAAATTCTTTCATGTAATTCGCCAGCTCTTCATCGGTCCAGGCATAACGTACACTTGCCATTTTGCCGGATTTGCGCGTGAGTTTGTAAAGCGGCGGCTGAGCAATATATATTTTTCCTGCATCAATTAACGGTTTCATGTAGCGGTAAAAGAAAGTCAGCAATAGTACCTGAATATGTGCACCATCCGTATCAGCATCCGTCATAATTATGATTTTGGAATAATTGCTGTCTTCAACTGCGAATTCGGTTCCAATACCCGCCCCGATCGCCGATGTAATGGCGCGGTATTCTTCGTTTTTGAGGATATCAGCCAACTTCGCTTTTTCCGGATTGAGCGGTTTCCCCTTAAGCGGGAGTATCGCCTGGATCTTGGAGTCACGCCCCTGTTTGGCTGAACCGCCTGCGGAATCCCCTTCGACGATAAACAGTTCATTCCGGGTAAAATCCTTCGATTGTGCCGGAGTCAACTTGCCATTGAGGTTGGAGCTTTCGCTGCGTTTTTTGCCCGTCCGCATCTCATCACGTGCTTTGCGTGCAGCTTCTCTGGCTCTGGAGGCCTGAACCGCTTTGCGAATCAACGTTTGCGCAACCTGCGGATTTTCTTCCAAAAACCGCTGGATGTTCTCGGACACGACAGAATCCACTGCGCTTCGCGCGGAAGCGCTACCGAGTTGATCCTTCGTTTGTCCTACGAATTCGACCTCCGACATTTTGACACTGATGACAGCCATCATGCCTTCACGCAAATCATTACCTTCAAGGTTTTTATCTTTTTCCTTAATCATGCTGGTACGCCTTGCGTAATCATTCATCACACGTGTATAAGCTGCTCTGAATCCGGTCTCATGTGTACCGCCACCTCTAGTGGGAATCGAGTTGACGAACGACGCCAGCGTTTCCGTATAACCCGCGTTATACTGGATCGCCACTTCGACCTCAATGTCATCCTTCTCCGCATAGAAGTGAATGACATCATGCAGCACATCTTTATTTTCGTTAAGAAAAGCAACAAACTGGCTTGCTCCGCCTTCGTACATGTACTCATCCTGATTGCCTGAACGTTCGTCCTTGAGCATAATTCTCAGCCCCGAGTTCAGGAAAGCAATCTCCTGAAGACGTTCTGCCAGTGTATCATAATTAAATTGAATGCCGCTCTGGAACACGCGAATATCCGGTTTAAACGTAACTTTGGTTCCCGTTCGATTGGTATTGCCCAATACATCGAGACCAGACACCGGTTCTCCGACATGCTCAACGCCTTTTTTGTCCTGCCAATACTCGAATCGTTGACGATGAATCTTGCCATCACGGAAAATCTCGACTTCAAGCCATTCGGACAATGCGTTCGTAACTGACGCACCTACACCGTGCAAACCGCCTGATTTTTTGTATCCTGATCCACCGAACTTTCCGCCTGCGTGCAAAATCGTAAACACGACCTGGGGAGTAGGAATCCCTGTTTTATGTATACCTGTCGGAATTCCCCTTCCGTTATCCTGAACCGTAATAGAACCGTCCTTATGCAGCGTGATATCGATTTTGGAGCAGAATTTGGCGAGATGTTCGTCGACAGCGTTATCCACGATTTCCCATACCAAATGATGTAGACCCGAAGAGCTGGTGCTGCCGATGTACATCCCCGGCCGTTTCCGTACCGCTACCAGTCCTTCAAGTACTTGAATGTCGTCCGCGTCGTAGCCTGAAGACCCTTGTCCTCCGCCTGTCGAACCTGCCGACATATCGATTTGCTCGACCATTCATGCTCCCCCTTCTTAACTTGCAACTAAAAAAATGCCTAAAATGCAAACAGATGTTTTCTTATCCTTGTCCATTTTAATTCAAGATATCCCGTTTCGTAAAGACAATGAATGACACAAAGAGTGAAGCAATGCCCCAAACACTAAGCACAATAAGGGAAAAACCTAAATTCATCCCTTCGATTGGTGGCAATCCGCCAGACAAATAATTCGGAAGTTCGAGGTTAACCATGAACAAATATTTGGCTGACTGCCAGGATGCGGCCATACTGGTGAGAATAGTTCCTGCTATGAGTGCTGCCATCATGATGACAATACTTGCTGCTGTACTTCGCACTAGCACAGAGACCATGAAGGCAAGCATCGCCACAATTATACTGACGAACCAGATGAGCCCTGCCTGCATTAGCATATACAACCACTGGTCCACTGCATGGACTGCTGACATATCGACATCTGTACCCACAACCTTGAATCCGGTAAAGATCGGCATACCGAAACCTTTATATCCGAATACCGCTCCCGAAATGACATAACAGATGACGTACGCCGACACCACAATAATCGACACGAACATAATCAACGTGATGAGCTTACTCAGCAACACTTTCCAACGTTTGACCGGACGGGTCAGAAGCATTTTAATCGTACCTGTGGTGCGCTCACCGGATACCAGATCCGAGGCAATCGCCATAATGAGCAGTGGTATAAACAATCCAACGGCGTTATTCATGAATTCCCGCGTAAAAGTTACACCGCCAGGCTCCTTCGGATTGATGTCATTCTCCAGATAGTATTGCATTTGCTGGATGTACACAGTCCTGTACTTTTTGTATTCTTCAGGTACCCGGTCACTGCCAAGCGAGTTCTGATTATCCGTAATGGCTTGTTGCAGCTCAAGCCGCCAGTCGCCGCCAAACTTGTCACGATTATTTTCCGCAGATTTCATCTGGGCATACGTAAACATCGGAACCAGGACCGCGAGTACGATAAAAATAATATAAAGACGTTTTTTCTTTACCATTTTGATCGTTTCGTTTCGGATCAGCGGCATGATGTTACTCAATGGATTCACCTTCTGTCATTTTTAAGAATAGCTGTTCCAGCGTAGGCTGAATCCGCTGCACTCCTTCAACCTGAATTCCGGCTTGCACCATTTGCTGGACTAGGGCCGGAATTCGATCTTCATGCATTTCAGCAACGACAGCATTCGGACCAAGCCCTGCAACAATGGTATCGTCCATAACATCTGCAGGCCGATCCACCAATGAAACACCTGCATTCAACAGCATTTTTTTACCTTCCTCCAGCGGAGTAACATGCCATATCGCCAATTTGGAATGGTCTTCAATCAGTTCATTGACGCCGCCAACTGCCAGCACGCGCCCTGCACTGATAATCGCCACCCTGTCACAGAGAAGTTGAATCTCACTAAGCAAATGACTGCTGACGAATACAGCCATGCCTTCACTTGCAAGCTGTTTGATAAAGACGCGAAGTTCCTTAATCCCTTTGGGATCAAGTCCGTTCGTTGGCTCATCCAGAATCAGCAGCCTTGGGCGACCAAGCAATGCCTGTGCAATGCCAAGTCGTTGACGCATCCCCAGAGAGTAGGTTCTTACTTTATCATGAATCCGCTGATCGAGGCGTACAATATCCACAACTTCCTGAATACGGTCATTATCCACGCCTGGCTGCATACGGGCAAAATGCTCAAGATTTTCCCATCCGGTCAAATACGTGTACACTTCCGGGTTTTCAACAATGGAACCCACATATCTCAGGGCCCGTTCAGGATCACGGTTGACATCATACCCACAGACTTGAATTTTACCTTCTGTCGGTTTAATCAGATCAACTAACATCCGGATGGTTGTTGTCTTCCCGGCACCATTGGGTCCCAGGAAACCGAAAATTTCGCCTGGTTTAACGTCAAAAGTAACATCCTTAATGATCCATTTGCGTCCAATCTTTTTCTTCAGATGCTGCACGGACAATACGGAATCAGTCTGTTCTTGTGCCATTTATTTTCCGCTCCCTTCTGCTGGAGTCTCTGCCTGATATTCCTGTGCAATCCGAACCGCAATTTGCTCGTAGCCTTCTCCATTGGGATGAAAATGATCTGAGGACAGATATTGTCCCAGATGATTTTCAAACAGATCAAATGTAGGTACAAGTGTCATCTTGTCCTCATTGTTCAGAACCTTCATTGCAGCATCGTTCCATGCAGCTACAACCGCATTTCCTGGCTCTTTGAGTTCTTTCACATCCCCAAACGGATTGTATAGCCCTATGTAGGCAATCTGTGCATCAGGGTTAATTTCTTTCACTTTCTTCAAGATCTCCTGCAAACGCTTCGACGTCTCCGGTAATGCCGCAGCAAGTGTCTCTGCCGTGGGCGCGTCTTCTCCCTGTAAAACCTGTCCACCCTGGAATAGATCATTGGCTCCGATCGACAACAGAATAAAGTTGGACTGTTGTAAGACATAACGTACGCCTTGTTCATCTAGCTTGCTCAACAATGCGTCTGTTCTCAAACCGTTCACACCCATATTGTTAAGCACTTGCACATCATATCCCTGATCTTTGAGCAAATTACCTGCCCGCCTTACAAAACCAAGCCCCTCATCATCCCCAGTACCTCTTGCCAGGGAATCACCGATTACAGCCATTCGAATTTTGCCATCTTTCACCACAGGTGTTGATTGCCCGCTATCCTTTGCAGGTGCCGTTGTCTGCTGTCCTGTACCTAATTGGGCATCTCCCTCAGGAAAAATGACGTCTTTAATGGCGTATCCAAATCCAAATAACAGCAGCAATGTTGTTAATATGGACACTGTACTAATGGTTCTCCAGATCCATGGCGCTGAATCAAGATTTCTTTTTTTCATTCATCACATCTCCGCTCATGTACACCTGGCTGGGTGCTTAAAATTTAAAATGATTTTACATTAAGATGACGCTTTTTCTAAATAACATAAATGTTCTGTCGTTAATTTGCAAATTTTGCCGCTGTATTAAGCAGAATTCAGTTTCAAATATGCTTTTACAAAAAAAAGCTATGTCATGCACAGCTTCGAGCTGTGATGACATAACCTTTTTTTGAACTAAAATCAAAATATTCTTCAATAAAATGAATTAGTTACCGATAAATTCTTGAGCCCAATATCCGTTGTAGAATCCAACACCAATTTTCGTAAAGTTTTTACTTAGGATATTCGCACGGTGGCCTTCGCTATTCATCCAAGCTGTAACAACCTCTTGAGGTGTTTTTTGCCCTTTTGCGATATTCTCGCCAGCATAGCTGTAAGTTACTCCGAATTGTTTCATCATGTCAAACGGAGAACCATAAGTCGGTGATTGGTGATCAAAATAATTGTTGTTGCTCATGTCTTTAACTTTGGCTACAGCCACTTTGTCCAAAAGAGCGTCGGAAGCCAATGCGCTCAGGCCAGCTTTGGCACGTTCAGCGTTCACAAGTTTTACTACTTGAACTGCAAAATCCGATTGTGTGCTCTCGCTACCACTGTTTCCTGTATTGCCTGTAGTCGTTCCAGTTCCAGTTCCACTATTTGAAGGATCTTTGGCTGGTGTAGTTGCCGGTTTCTCTTCTTGAGTTGGTTTTGCAGGTGTTACGGGTTTTGCAGGTGTTGTCGGTTGAGCAGGTTTGGTAGTTTGATCAGGTTTAGTTGTTTGATCAGGTTGTGTTACAGGCTTCTCTACTGTTGTTTGCCCCTCGCCAGTTGATACAGTGTAACCATTATCTTTCAGCCATTGTTCAATGTACGCTTTTAAGC
This window of the Paenibacillus marchantiae genome carries:
- a CDS encoding CAP domain-containing protein; this translates as MKKKWMKTVVTSSLTAVLAVGVMLPASASAADASYKTTTKTTTFKITSADSLKAYIEQWLKDNGYTVSTGEGQTTVEKPVTQPDQTTKPDQTTKPAQPTTPAKPVTPAKPTQEEKPATTPAKDPSNSGTGTGTTTGNTGNSGSESTQSDFAVQVVKLVNAERAKAGLSALASDALLDKVAVAKVKDMSNNNYFDHQSPTYGSPFDMMKQFGVTYSYAGENIAKGQKTPQEVVTAWMNSEGHRANILSKNFTKIGVGFYNGYWAQEFIGN
- a CDS encoding GDSL-type esterase/lipase family protein, which gives rise to MKKRNLDSAPWIWRTISTVSILTTLLLLFGFGYAIKDVIFPEGDAQLGTGQQTTAPAKDSGQSTPVVKDGKIRMAVIGDSLARGTGDDEGLGFVRRAGNLLKDQGYDVQVLNNMGVNGLRTDALLSKLDEQGVRYVLQQSNFILLSIGANDLFQGGQVLQGEDAPTAETLAAALPETSKRLQEILKKVKEINPDAQIAYIGLYNPFGDVKELKEPGNAVVAAWNDAAMKVLNNEDKMTLVPTFDLFENHLGQYLSSDHFHPNGEGYEQIAVRIAQEYQAETPAEGSGK